The Pocillopora verrucosa isolate sample1 chromosome 14, ASM3666991v2, whole genome shotgun sequence genome has a segment encoding these proteins:
- the LOC131776592 gene encoding histidine--tRNA ligase, cytoplasmic isoform X1, with product MAYKESPGSRTEIQEAIKEKGEQIRKLKLEEQTDEVKNKIKEETAKLVELKKKIDNEQGSQKFVLKTPKGTRDYTPTQMAVRAEAFKAIVGCFERHGAEQIDTPVFEMKETLTGKYGEDSKLIYDLADQGGELLSLRYDLTVPFARYVAMNKIDKMKRYHIAKVYRRDNPAMTRGRYREFYQCDIDIAGQYDAMIPDAECVKIVSEILTDLKLGDFTIKVNHRQLLDGMFAVCGVPEEKFRSICSAVDKLDKLPWEEVKAEMVGEKGLDHSVADKIGEYVKLKGGMELVESLSADEALSENKSAKAALDDMKLLLQFVGLFDITDKVSFDLSLARGLDYYTGVIYEAILTGKQPDLGKAAKGEPVGVGSVAGGGRYDNLVGMFDPKGRKVPCVGVSIGIERIFSILEAKAKAAGKVRTTKTQVLVASGQKNLLPERLKLVNQLWQAGIKAELLYKKNPKLLNQFQFCEENGVPFCVVIGESELLQGVVTLRDMASREEALIKREELCDVIKRRCTVIEAESE from the exons atggcgTATAAAGAGAGTCCAGGTTCAAGGACTGAAATTCAGGAAGCaatcaaagaaaaaggagaacaaataagaaaattaaaacttgaagAACAGACAGATGAAGTTAAAAACAAG ATTAAGGAAGAAACAGCTAAATTAGTGGAACTCAAGAAGAAGATTGATAATGAGCAAGGAAGTCAGAAATTTGTTCTCAAGACACCAAAG GGAACTCGTGACTATACACCAACGCAAATGGCTGTTAGAGCTGAAGCATTTAAAGCAATTGTTGGCTGTTTTGAAAGACATGGAGCTGAACAGATTGATACACCAGTCTTTGAAATGAAG GAAACCTTAACAGGGAAATATGGTGAGGACTCCAAGCTAATTTATGATCTTGCAGACCAAGGAGGAGAGTTGTTATCATTGAGATATGACTTAACA GTACCATTTGCAAGATACGTTGCTATGAAtaaaattgacaaaatgaaaagaTATCATATTGCCAAAGTGTATCGGAGAGACAATCCAGCCATGACAAGAGGACGTTACAGGGAATTTTATCAATGT GATATTGACATTGCTGGGCAATATGATGCTATGATTCCTGATGCAGAATGTGTAAAGATTGTATCAGAAATACTTACAGACTTAAAACTTGGAGACTTCACCATCAAG GTGAATCATCGTCAGTTGCTTGATGGCATGTTTGCTGTTTGTGGGGTGCCTGAGGAGAAGTTCCGATCAATTTGTTCTGCTGTTGATAAACTGGACAAG CTTCCTTGGGAAGAGGTGAAGGCTGAAATGGTGGGAGAGAAGGGACTGGATCACAGTGTGGCAGACAAGATAGGAGAGTATGTGAAGCTTAAGGGAGGAATGGAATTAGTAGAATCACTGTCAGCAGATGAAGCTCTCAGTGAAAACAAGAGTGCCAAGGCTGCATTAGATGACATGAAACTTCTTCTCCAATTTGTGGGATTGTTTGACATCACAGATAAG GTGTCATTTGATCTGAGTCTGGCCAGAGGATTGGACTATTACACTGGTGTGATATATGAAGCAATATTAACAGGAAAACAACCAGATTTAGGAAAAGCAGCTAAAG GTGAGCCTGTAGGAGTTGGGTCGGTGGCTGGTGGCGGTCGCTATGACAACCTGGTCGGAATGTTTGATCCCAAAGGGAGGAAG gTGCCTTGCGTTGGAGTTAGTATAGGAATAGAAAGAATATTTTCCATTCTTGAGGCTAAAGCTAAG GCAGCAGGTAAAGTGCGGACAACTAAAACACAAGTATTAGTGGCGTCGGGACAAAAAAATCTCTTGCCTGAACGATTAAAACTAGTCAACCAGTTGTGGCAGGCAGGAATTAAG GCTGAATTACTCTACAAGAAGAATCCCAAACTGCTGAATCAGTTTCAGTTCTGTGAAGAAAATGGAGTCCCGTTTTGTGTGGTGATTGGTGAAAGCGAGCTCCTGCAAGGAGTTGTAACTCTTAGAGACATGGCTTCCAGAGAAGAG GCTCTAATAAAACGGGAAGAATTGTGTGATGTGATCAAAAGACGGTGCACAGTAATTGAAGCAGAATCAGAATAA
- the LOC131776540 gene encoding beta-1 adrenergic receptor: MREENITNLPHNESRQSQNYSPRHEDYEDDWSPRFVAKYDLPGMFMAFVIVLINSLVFILVTKRRSLRTPTNFFLIGLAASDLLNGFITLPLSITCNIFQEHGPCFASVYIWMFTSFLTLSHILAVTADRFIAIMCSLRYPLIMTKRRSYIALAFIWLSSLFVSLMQLWWLRPQSYDPQGEDQPEEQKKEKAFFTACVVLYLVMPVLFMAVAYLIILREVRRQIRREYQNIPAAAASIESEQRLWRRRNGKAAFIFLVMFFTHVACWLPFFLIKFQEIFNSFYLPVWTQYLFGYLRFASSTLNPCLYIFGKHDFRKAWEMPCTLSQERNRAKSELVITMNSQV; encoded by the coding sequence ATGCGTGAGGAAAACATAACTAATCTTCCTCATAATGAGTCGAGACAAAGTCAAAACTATTCCCCAAGACACGAAGACTATGAAGATGACTGGTCACCTCGTTTCGTCGCGAAATACGACCTCCCTGGTATGTTCATGGCCTTCGTCATTGTCCTTATCAATTCACTTGTGTTCATCCTTGTAACCAAGAGGCGCTCTCTCAGAACCCCAACGAACTTTTTCCTCATCGGATTAGCGGCCAGTGATCTTCTCAACGGGTTCATCACTTTGCCATTGAGCATTACGTGCAACATTTTTCAAGAGCATGGCCCGTGTTTTGCTTCAGTTTACATCTGGATGTTCACGTCATTTCTGACCCTCTCGCACATTTTAGCGGTGACTGCCGATCGCTTTATAGCGATCATGTGTTCTTTGCGCTATCCGCTGATCATGACCAAGCGACGAAGCTACATCGCCTTGGCCTTCATCTGGCTCAGTTCACTGTTCGTCTCTCTGATGCAGTTATGGTGGCTCAGGCCACAAAGTTATGATCCCCAGGGAGAAGACCAACCGGAAGAgcaaaaaaaggagaaagcTTTTTTCACTGCGTGTGTTGTGTTGTATCTCGTCATGCCAGTTCTTTTCATGGCTGTCGCCTATTTAATCATTTTGCGTGAAGTGCGTCGACAAATTCGCCGAGAGTATCAAAACATTCCTGCGGCAGCGGCCTCAATAGAGTCAGAACAGCGACTATGGAGGCGGCGCAATGGCAAAGCCGCTTTTATCTTTCTTGTGATGTTTTTCACCCATGTTGCATGCTGGTTGCCTTTCTTCCTCATaaaattccaagaaatttttaattctttttatctACCCGTGTGGACCCAGTACTTATTCGGATATCTTCGGTTCGCGTCCTCGACCCTTAACCCTTGTTTGTACATCTTCGGCAAGCATGACTTTCGGAAAGCATGGGAAATGCCTTGCACGTTAAGCCAGGAGAGAAACCGGGCAAAGTCAGAATTGGTCATAACGATGAACAGTCAGGTTTAG
- the LOC131776589 gene encoding anoctamin-7-like: MAELDGNDKDRILEGDGTVPKVREKKKKKKAKNSNSNDHLPFSERQNGGILRQVSSNSNGEQLKRVQLALEPVASREQLIQIHEELNSPHPISRAEINRDEKDLRKLALHLAMSKSEEGKNSKYLHHDYVLVHRTGDNRNLHEKLRKKFEAELHLQGFRVERKYTSNKTFVILHCSFERLCEEAEHVSLEMPLAGYVVPETSRNSLWKQFWDNFKTDDEVDFVSAPFCVSKSQIYEGVENPDTFFRPALRSLLVHHILTDLDVRDKESKRLGQNAQGLGYMLMEEAYTDAFILHEKSEYDSEFPLADAGDDHSFPHGQDIADPRKALHDTWLKHFRYQPLWKIRNYFGEKIALYFGWLGLLTMSLVIPMLLGLAIFLWGLSVAIRDNPLGEKDENITSTSTLTAWAKNAFDNDATPFFALIICLWGTFFLERWKRTNARLSYQWDVDTFEEQEPNRPQYYGTVIKKDPVTGEDISVYPALRRFFKMMGSFGVMLFMICLVLASVVAVIIYRVIARVDLFQSRGEAGQLIASVTSTFLNTVSIMIMGKIYQKLAVYLTDWENHRTQTSYEDALILKLFGFQFVNSYTSLFYIAFFRQGTKESGVIGKGENYSDECGENNDCMSLLSLQVAMLMIMKPLPKLFSDVIKPWLVSLWRRKCCSNRVSVSGEITVSVEDYLERERNKAELGDFTLSEYNEKVLQYGFLMLFAAAFPLAPLIALLTNAIDMKVDARRLLWTNRRPVAFRAEDIGTWYSILEFLNVAGVVTNSFLVAFTSSYGRSWEGEPSKTNTTETIFNSTTNTTEQVIIVTEHVTGLSRLWLIIGFEHIVFTIKFLIAYIIPDVPADVKMALSKEKYHVTNILAKAGMRKGPGNKLAESFSSYRSRGAESEHTSSSNSTEVHMTASGKRLEKNTADNGKVEVVVERSPVEGGMERNFSSPRSNRLEPLPTNYTSKHAIRT; encoded by the exons ATGGCTGAGTTGGATGGGAACGACAAGGACAGGATATTAGAGGGTGATGGAACTGTCCCAAAGGTTcgggagaagaagaaaaagaaaaaggcaaaaaattcaaACTCTAATGATCATTTGCCATTTTCAGAGAGGCAAAATGGTGGAATTTTGCGACAGGTTTCAAGTAATAGTAACGGAGAACAACTGAAGCGCGTTCAATTGGCGCTTGAACCAGTGGCAAGTCGAGAACAATTGATTCAAATCCACGAAGAACTAAATAGTCCCCATCCCATATCACGAGCAGAAATCAACCGGGATGAAAAAGATTTGAGGAAACTTGCTTTGCATCTAGCGATGAGTAAATCAGAGGAGGGGAAAAACAGCAAATATCTACATCACGATTATGTCTTAGTTCATAGAACAGGTGATAATCGAAATCTGCACGAGAAACTGAGGAAGAAATTCGAGGCTGAACTTCATCTACAGGGGTTCAGGGTGGAACGAAAATACACTTCAAACAAGACATTTGTGATATTGCATTGTTCATTTGAGAGACTATGTGAAGAAGCGGAACATGTCTCTTTGGAAATGCCTCTTGCTGGG TATGTTGTTCCAGAGACATCAAGAAACAGTTTATGGAAacaattttgggataattttaaaactgatgatGAAG TTGATTTTGTCAGTGCACCATTCTGTGTTTCAAAATCTCAAATTTATGAGGGAGTAGAAAATCCAGACACATTCTTCAGACCAGCTCTTAGATCACTTTTG GTTCACCATATTTTAACAGATTTAGATGTCAGAGACAAAGAAAGCAAACGTCTTGGTCAGAATGCACAAG GTCTTGGGTACATGCTCATGGAAGAAGCATACACTGATGCATTCATTCTACATGAAAAGTCTGAATATGATTCTGAGTTTCCACTGGCCGATGCTGGTGATGATCATAGTTTTCCACATGGTCAGGATATTGCTGATCCTCGCAAAGCCCTGCATGACACATGGCTCAAGCATTTCAGATATCAGCCTCTCTGGAAAATAAGGAattattttggagaaaaaattgCCCTCTATTTTGGCTGGCTTG GTTTGCTTACCATGTCACTTGTCATACCCATGCTACTGGGGTTGGCCATTTTTCTTTGGGGACTTAGTGTTGC AATAAGAGATAATCCTTTAGGTGAGAAGGATGAGAATATAACATCTACCTCCACCTTAACAGCTTGGGCAAAGAATGCATTTGACAATGACGCTACACCCTTCTTTGCGTTAATAATATGCTTGTGGG GTACATTCTTTTTGGAGCGATGGAAACGAACAAATGCTAGACTATCATACCAATGGGATGTTGATACGTTCGAAGAACAG GAGCCAAATCGTCCACAGTATTATGGAACTGTCATCAAGAAG gacCCAGTAACAGGAGAAGATATCTCAGTTTATCCAGCTTTAAGAAGATTTTTCAAGATGATGGGCTCATTTGGGGTCATGCTCTTTATG ATTTGTTTGGTGTTGGCAAGTGTCGTCGCTGTGATTATTTATCGGGTCATTGCCAGAGTAGATTTGTTCCAAAGCAGAGGAGAAGCAGGCCAGCTGATAGCAAGCGTTACCTCAACATTCCTCAATACTGTTTCTATCATGATCATGGGAAAG ATTTATCAGAAGTTAGCAGTCTACCTTACGGACTGGG aAAATCACCGGACTCAGACTTCATATGAAGATGCGCTTATCTTAAAGTTGTTTGGATTTCAGTTCGTGAATTCATACACATCGTTGTTCTACATAGCTTTCTTTCGTCAG GGTACCAAGGAAAGTGGCGTGATTGGTAAAGGGGAAAACTACAGTGACGAGTGCGGAGAAAACAACGACTGTATGAGTCTTTTATCGCTACAAGTCGCCATGTTAATGATCATGAAACCTCTTCCCAAACTCTTCAGTGATGTCATTAAACC TTGGTTGGTGAGCCTTTGGAGGAGAAAATGCTGTAGCAACAGGGTTTCAGTAAGCGGTGAAATCACAGTCAGTGTAGAAGATTACTTGGAGAGGGAAAGAAATAAAGCTGAACTTGGAGATTTTACACTGTCTGAATACAACGAGAAAG TGCTACAGTACGGATTCCTCATG CTTTTTGCAGCAGCGTTTCCGCTGGCCCCACTGATTGCACTGTTGACCAATGCCATCGACATGAAAGTGGACGCCAGGAGGTTGCTATGGACGAACAGGCGGCCAGTAGCTTTCAGGGCAGAAGACATAG GCACGTGGTACAGCATTCTAGAATTTCTGAACGTGGCTGGCGTGGTTACCAACTCGTTCTTGGTGGCATTTACGTCATCGTACGGTCGATCATGGGAAGGCGAGCCGTCCAAAACCAACACAACTGAAACCATATTCAACAGCACAACAAACACAACCGAACAGGTTATCATCGTCACTGAACATGTTACAGGACTAAGCAGGCTTTGGCTTATAATTGGATTTGAG CATATAGTGTTTACAATTAAGTTCCTGATTGCCTACATTATACCCGACGTACCTGCCGATGTTAAGATGGCTCTGTCAAAG gaaaagTATCACGTGACCAACATTCTTGCTAAGGCAGGTATGCGCAAAGGGCCTGGTAACAAGCTGGCAGAATCTTTTTCGTCATACAGAAGCCGCGGGGCTGAAAGTGAACATACTTCATCATCTAACTCCACTGAAGTTCACATGACCGCCAGTGGAAAAAGACTTGAAAAGAATACCGCTGACAACGGAAAAGTGGAAGTGGTTGTGGAAAGGTCACCGGTGGAGGGTGGTATGGAGAGAAATTTCTCCTCCCCACGATCCAACCGTCTGGAACCATTACCTACAAACTATACGTCTAAACATGCAATTAGAACGTGA
- the LOC131776592 gene encoding histidine--tRNA ligase, cytoplasmic isoform X2, which produces MMSFKLLRNILIVPKLLRGSSFSCSYCLDSKIKEETAKLVELKKKIDNEQGSQKFVLKTPKGTRDYTPTQMAVRAEAFKAIVGCFERHGAEQIDTPVFEMKETLTGKYGEDSKLIYDLADQGGELLSLRYDLTVPFARYVAMNKIDKMKRYHIAKVYRRDNPAMTRGRYREFYQCDIDIAGQYDAMIPDAECVKIVSEILTDLKLGDFTIKVNHRQLLDGMFAVCGVPEEKFRSICSAVDKLDKLPWEEVKAEMVGEKGLDHSVADKIGEYVKLKGGMELVESLSADEALSENKSAKAALDDMKLLLQFVGLFDITDKVSFDLSLARGLDYYTGVIYEAILTGKQPDLGKAAKGEPVGVGSVAGGGRYDNLVGMFDPKGRKVPCVGVSIGIERIFSILEAKAKAAGKVRTTKTQVLVASGQKNLLPERLKLVNQLWQAGIKAELLYKKNPKLLNQFQFCEENGVPFCVVIGESELLQGVVTLRDMASREEALIKREELCDVIKRRCTVIEAESE; this is translated from the exons ATGATGTCCTTTAAATTGTTGAGGAACATTCTTATTGTACCTAAATTGTTGCGAGGTTCCTCCTTTTCCTGTTCTTACTGTCTAGACAGCAAG ATTAAGGAAGAAACAGCTAAATTAGTGGAACTCAAGAAGAAGATTGATAATGAGCAAGGAAGTCAGAAATTTGTTCTCAAGACACCAAAG GGAACTCGTGACTATACACCAACGCAAATGGCTGTTAGAGCTGAAGCATTTAAAGCAATTGTTGGCTGTTTTGAAAGACATGGAGCTGAACAGATTGATACACCAGTCTTTGAAATGAAG GAAACCTTAACAGGGAAATATGGTGAGGACTCCAAGCTAATTTATGATCTTGCAGACCAAGGAGGAGAGTTGTTATCATTGAGATATGACTTAACA GTACCATTTGCAAGATACGTTGCTATGAAtaaaattgacaaaatgaaaagaTATCATATTGCCAAAGTGTATCGGAGAGACAATCCAGCCATGACAAGAGGACGTTACAGGGAATTTTATCAATGT GATATTGACATTGCTGGGCAATATGATGCTATGATTCCTGATGCAGAATGTGTAAAGATTGTATCAGAAATACTTACAGACTTAAAACTTGGAGACTTCACCATCAAG GTGAATCATCGTCAGTTGCTTGATGGCATGTTTGCTGTTTGTGGGGTGCCTGAGGAGAAGTTCCGATCAATTTGTTCTGCTGTTGATAAACTGGACAAG CTTCCTTGGGAAGAGGTGAAGGCTGAAATGGTGGGAGAGAAGGGACTGGATCACAGTGTGGCAGACAAGATAGGAGAGTATGTGAAGCTTAAGGGAGGAATGGAATTAGTAGAATCACTGTCAGCAGATGAAGCTCTCAGTGAAAACAAGAGTGCCAAGGCTGCATTAGATGACATGAAACTTCTTCTCCAATTTGTGGGATTGTTTGACATCACAGATAAG GTGTCATTTGATCTGAGTCTGGCCAGAGGATTGGACTATTACACTGGTGTGATATATGAAGCAATATTAACAGGAAAACAACCAGATTTAGGAAAAGCAGCTAAAG GTGAGCCTGTAGGAGTTGGGTCGGTGGCTGGTGGCGGTCGCTATGACAACCTGGTCGGAATGTTTGATCCCAAAGGGAGGAAG gTGCCTTGCGTTGGAGTTAGTATAGGAATAGAAAGAATATTTTCCATTCTTGAGGCTAAAGCTAAG GCAGCAGGTAAAGTGCGGACAACTAAAACACAAGTATTAGTGGCGTCGGGACAAAAAAATCTCTTGCCTGAACGATTAAAACTAGTCAACCAGTTGTGGCAGGCAGGAATTAAG GCTGAATTACTCTACAAGAAGAATCCCAAACTGCTGAATCAGTTTCAGTTCTGTGAAGAAAATGGAGTCCCGTTTTGTGTGGTGATTGGTGAAAGCGAGCTCCTGCAAGGAGTTGTAACTCTTAGAGACATGGCTTCCAGAGAAGAG GCTCTAATAAAACGGGAAGAATTGTGTGATGTGATCAAAAGACGGTGCACAGTAATTGAAGCAGAATCAGAATAA
- the LOC136278229 gene encoding acidic leucine-rich nuclear phosphoprotein 32 family member B-like yields MRLLFALFVSLLATLAYAKSVGEDSNSPATMVKEEKNKELNDILKDNEGDEDDEQEDKEEMEGEKEEEEEKEEEDEEEGEKEEDEEEDEGEETEEEEEEEDEGEEDEGEEEEYDADENENDDDENDLMDDDDSSRDELSDK; encoded by the coding sequence ATGAGGTTGCTATTCGCGTTATTCGTTTCGTTGCTGGCAACATTGGCCTATGCTAAATCGGTTGGTGAAGATTCCAACAGCCCCGCTACGATGGTCaaggaggagaaaaataaagaactcAATGACATCCTTAAGGACAATGAAGGTGATGAGGATGACGAACAAGAAGACAAAGAAGAGATGGAAGGAGagaaggaagaggaagaagaaaaagaagaagaagacgaggaagaaggagaaaaagaagaagacgaagaagaagacgaaggagaagaaacagaagaagaagaagaagaagaagacgaagGAGAAGAAGacgaaggagaagaagaagaatacGATGCTGACGAGAACgaaaatgatgatgacgaaAATGATTTAATGGACGACGACGATTCTTCTCGAGATGAACTCTCAGATAAATAG